The following are encoded in a window of Corynebacterium argentoratense DSM 44202 genomic DNA:
- a CDS encoding FadD32-like long-chain-fatty-acid--AMP ligase — protein MDLHAAIGQFFNDKGDIALPSQITLAGLAEMMYQADAAQGGAGRHCMRFWDYSESREGVAHDFTRAEINTRIKAVAARLQQVGSIGDRVAILAGNSPEYIFGFIGSLYAGMVPVPLYDPNEPGHADHLAAVLGDAQPKFVLTNKRSAPNVRRMFSDRPAAERPRILGVDSLPDSLAESFENPLIRPEAAALVAAIGAPVDLPAFLQYTSGSTRTPAGVVLTNRSILTNVLQIFTAARLKTPLRMVSWLPLHHDMGIILAAFVTILGLEMEMMTPRDFIQQPKRWIQQINRRESDNALYTVVPNFALELAVAYGRPEEGEQIDLSHIDGLIIGSEPVTPKAVNAFREVFGPYGLPESCMRPSYGLAEASLLVTTPQSPVRPRVTWVDRDKLNQGAAVVVEEGPGAVPLMSNGEVVRPQQLVIVDPETRCEVPDGTVGELWAHGDNMAFGYLDRPEETLATFRNTLVQRLPENSRAAGAPEDDRWMATGDLGVFIDGEIHITGRMKDLIVIAGRNHYPQDIEYTVDHASEHIRPAAIAAFAIEGDETERLVIIAERDLDKTPEGDDAAKQAIRAAVTEAHGVQPHDVVIVAPDEIKRSSSGKIARRVAKKHYLGQ, from the coding sequence ATGGACTTGCATGCAGCAATCGGACAGTTCTTCAACGACAAGGGCGACATTGCCCTCCCGTCGCAGATCACCCTCGCCGGTTTGGCTGAAATGATGTACCAGGCCGATGCTGCACAGGGTGGGGCTGGCCGCCACTGCATGCGTTTCTGGGATTACTCAGAATCCCGCGAAGGGGTTGCTCACGACTTCACCCGCGCAGAGATCAACACCCGTATCAAGGCTGTTGCGGCACGCCTTCAGCAGGTTGGCTCCATCGGCGACCGCGTGGCGATCCTGGCGGGCAACAGCCCGGAGTACATCTTCGGCTTCATCGGCTCCCTGTACGCCGGCATGGTTCCGGTGCCGTTGTATGACCCGAACGAGCCCGGCCACGCTGATCATTTGGCGGCGGTGTTGGGTGATGCCCAGCCGAAGTTTGTGCTGACCAATAAGCGTTCTGCGCCGAATGTGCGCCGCATGTTCTCTGACCGCCCTGCGGCAGAGCGCCCCCGTATCTTGGGCGTTGACTCACTGCCGGATTCCCTGGCGGAGAGCTTCGAAAACCCCCTCATTCGCCCCGAGGCTGCGGCCCTGGTTGCGGCAATCGGCGCGCCCGTTGACCTTCCGGCATTCCTGCAGTACACCTCGGGTAGCACCCGCACCCCGGCCGGTGTTGTGTTGACCAACCGCTCCATTTTGACCAACGTGCTGCAGATTTTCACTGCGGCAAGATTGAAGACTCCTTTGCGTATGGTCAGCTGGTTGCCGTTGCACCACGATATGGGCATCATTTTGGCTGCGTTTGTCACCATTTTGGGTCTTGAGATGGAAATGATGACGCCGCGGGACTTCATCCAGCAGCCAAAGCGCTGGATCCAGCAGATTAACCGCCGCGAGAGCGATAACGCGCTGTACACGGTGGTTCCGAACTTCGCTCTGGAGTTGGCGGTGGCGTATGGCCGTCCGGAGGAGGGCGAGCAGATTGATCTCAGCCACATCGATGGTTTGATCATTGGTTCCGAGCCGGTCACCCCGAAGGCCGTGAACGCTTTCCGCGAGGTTTTTGGCCCTTATGGTTTGCCGGAGTCCTGCATGCGCCCGTCCTATGGTCTGGCGGAGGCCTCCTTGTTGGTCACCACACCGCAGTCTCCGGTGCGTCCGCGTGTGACGTGGGTGGATCGGGACAAGCTCAACCAGGGCGCTGCCGTTGTGGTGGAGGAAGGCCCGGGGGCTGTTCCTCTGATGTCCAATGGTGAGGTTGTTCGCCCGCAGCAGCTGGTTATTGTTGATCCCGAGACCCGCTGCGAGGTTCCTGATGGCACCGTTGGCGAGTTGTGGGCACATGGTGACAACATGGCGTTCGGCTATCTTGATCGTCCGGAGGAAACTCTCGCGACGTTCCGCAACACTTTGGTGCAGCGTTTGCCGGAGAACTCCCGTGCCGCAGGTGCTCCGGAGGATGATCGTTGGATGGCGACGGGCGATCTGGGCGTGTTCATCGATGGGGAAATCCACATCACTGGCCGTATGAAGGACCTCATTGTTATCGCTGGTCGTAACCACTATCCGCAGGATATTGAGTACACCGTGGACCACGCGAGCGAGCACATTCGACCGGCAGCCATCGCGGCGTTCGCTATTGAGGGTGATGAGACCGAGCGGCTCGTCATCATCGCCGAGCGCGATCTCGACAAGACCCCTGAGGGTGATGACGCCGCGAAGCAGGCGATCCGCGCGGCCGTGACGGAAGCGCACGGGGTTCAGCCCCACGACGTCGTCATTGTGGCTCCGGACGAGATCAAGCGTTCTTCGTCTGGAAAGATTGCGCGCCGGGTGGCCAAGAAGCACTACTTGGGGCAGTAA
- a CDS encoding cutinase family protein, protein MGKLLIAVLAVLVVIVIGVGLMRHFEGPSDTGPTETPSSPEAESPKQPEWCPSVEFISAPGTWESSPDDDPLNPTFNPMSFMLSVTNPLKERYPEGEPGGVKIWTVPYTAQFKNLGAMHEMGYDKSRTEGANKVAAELTTMHEQCPLTDFVMAGFSQGAVLLGDIANEIGTQDIPVPAERIRGVALVADGRREPGVGQTAGIEVRGVGAEVSLQSLNGLAQVVTPGATMRGPRPGGFGSLNDRVFEICAPDDSICDAPLGVDDAIGRAQALVDANGVHAMYATNPVVFEGTTTNQWLVQWAENLIGAP, encoded by the coding sequence ATCGGCAAGTTGTTGATCGCCGTGTTGGCGGTGTTGGTGGTCATTGTGATTGGCGTTGGGCTGATGCGCCATTTCGAGGGACCATCGGATACTGGGCCAACGGAAACGCCCAGCAGCCCCGAAGCGGAGAGCCCGAAGCAACCGGAGTGGTGCCCGTCGGTGGAGTTTATTTCTGCCCCGGGTACCTGGGAGTCATCCCCGGATGACGATCCGCTGAATCCGACATTCAACCCGATGAGTTTCATGCTCAGCGTCACCAATCCCTTGAAGGAACGCTACCCCGAGGGTGAGCCGGGTGGTGTGAAGATATGGACTGTCCCGTACACCGCTCAGTTTAAAAACCTGGGTGCTATGCACGAGATGGGTTATGACAAGTCCCGGACCGAGGGCGCCAATAAGGTTGCTGCGGAGCTCACGACGATGCATGAGCAGTGCCCCTTGACCGATTTTGTTATGGCTGGGTTCTCGCAGGGTGCGGTGTTGTTGGGCGATATTGCTAATGAGATTGGCACGCAGGATATTCCGGTTCCGGCTGAACGCATCAGGGGTGTCGCCCTGGTAGCGGATGGTCGTCGGGAGCCTGGGGTTGGCCAGACCGCTGGTATCGAGGTTAGGGGTGTTGGCGCGGAGGTGTCGCTCCAGTCGCTTAACGGTCTCGCTCAGGTGGTGACGCCTGGTGCAACGATGCGTGGTCCCCGACCGGGTGGATTTGGCAGTTTGAACGATCGGGTGTTTGAAATTTGTGCGCCGGATGATTCGATTTGTGACGCCCCGTTGGGTGTTGATGATGCGATTGGTCGCGCGCAGGCACTGGTTGATGCCAACGGTGTGCATGCAATGTATGCGACAAACCCGGTGGTCTTCGAGGGGACGACGACGAATCAGTGGCTGGTTCAGTGGGCTGAGAACCTCATTGGGGCACCGTAG
- a CDS encoding DUF732 domain-containing protein, translating to MRAPKQLVRKSAGLALAGVLLAGGLVACGSATSSSDDADPAAASSSSLARADKDASEQKSGDKSQDSKAGDSAKKDHNGGAAKPAQGGAAVNDQPAEEISEVPSFKDDYSDKDHAYLDDLKDKGIDPKGIEAQLIGTASEVCRAKDAGEESFLVEPIAGQLVELGHTDLSLEDARTVITQAAQRAYC from the coding sequence ATGCGTGCCCCGAAGCAGTTGGTGCGTAAGAGTGCTGGCCTGGCGCTAGCCGGCGTGCTGCTCGCAGGCGGGCTTGTGGCCTGTGGCTCCGCGACGTCATCAAGTGATGACGCCGACCCTGCCGCAGCGTCGAGCTCTAGCCTGGCGCGGGCAGACAAGGATGCTTCCGAGCAGAAGTCTGGGGACAAGAGCCAGGATTCGAAGGCTGGTGACTCGGCGAAGAAGGACCACAATGGCGGGGCCGCGAAGCCTGCTCAGGGTGGTGCTGCCGTCAATGACCAGCCGGCGGAGGAGATCTCGGAGGTGCCTTCGTTTAAGGATGACTACAGCGACAAAGACCACGCCTACCTGGATGATTTGAAGGATAAGGGCATCGACCCGAAGGGGATCGAGGCGCAACTGATCGGCACCGCCAGCGAGGTATGCCGCGCTAAGGACGCCGGGGAAGAGTCTTTCCTGGTTGAGCCCATCGCGGGGCAGCTGGTGGAGTTGGGGCACACGGATTTGTCGCTCGAGGATGCGCGGACTGTCATCACCCAGGCAGCACAGCGAGCTTATTGCTAA
- a CDS encoding alpha/beta hydrolase-fold protein: MRDTAIKTRRNKLIAALAVPSALAIGTGLIVFPADKAEAEQRDVLAQGSSFGSSEISGYLKDDNVPERSPIRTDFPKIDGLPDGVSVERQEWLSDRRVALFIRSAAMPDQLVQVQLLLPRDWYSQPGKKFPEVWALDGLRATDKENGWTINTNIQQFFSDKNVITVLPVGGEASFYSDWDREDNGKNYKWETFLTQELPAVLHNGYRSNGTRGIFGLSMGGTAAVNLAEHRPDMFNFVGSFSGYLDTTSPGMQLGIQGALKDAGGYDATAMWGPLNSQKWIDNDPKLGIEALKGKTVYVSAGNGADDFGQNNSVATGPANPAGVGLEVLSRMTTQTFVNRAKTAGVPVISHFRPSGVHNWPYWQFELTQAWPHIADALALDKDDRGADCAPVGAIAEATKGGEFGKCVNNEYDIAGGKAEDFRNGRAYWHPDTGAHVLVGLISARYSEMGAADSWLGFPLTGEQGTPDGVGRYVHFQNGSIYWTPKLGAQPVPKDMFDAWGATGWENGPLGYPVAEPKELGGKLVQQFQHGYVVRNGDKAFVVHGDIAKRYGSMNTTASKLGAPTSNEIPLKGGVVQHFDNGSFYWTPETGAKFIFNGPIRDAWGASGWENGPFGWPTKDQEAIAAGGETMSFQHGTIKQVNGRVIEEHN; the protein is encoded by the coding sequence ATGCGCGACACCGCAATCAAGACCCGCCGCAACAAGCTCATTGCCGCCCTCGCGGTTCCCTCGGCACTTGCAATCGGTACCGGACTCATCGTTTTCCCCGCCGACAAGGCCGAGGCTGAACAGCGCGATGTGCTGGCTCAAGGCTCGAGCTTCGGCAGCTCCGAAATCTCCGGCTACCTCAAGGACGACAATGTCCCCGAGCGCAGCCCCATCCGCACCGACTTCCCGAAGATTGACGGCCTGCCCGACGGCGTATCCGTCGAACGCCAGGAGTGGTTGTCGGACCGCCGGGTCGCACTGTTCATCCGCTCTGCTGCCATGCCTGATCAGCTGGTTCAGGTGCAGCTGCTGCTGCCGCGCGATTGGTACTCCCAACCGGGCAAGAAGTTCCCCGAGGTCTGGGCCCTGGACGGCCTGCGCGCGACCGATAAGGAAAACGGCTGGACGATCAACACCAACATCCAGCAGTTCTTCTCCGACAAGAACGTCATCACCGTCCTGCCGGTCGGCGGCGAGGCTTCCTTCTACTCTGACTGGGACCGCGAAGATAACGGCAAGAACTACAAGTGGGAAACCTTCCTCACTCAGGAACTACCCGCAGTGCTGCACAACGGATACCGCTCCAACGGCACCCGCGGTATTTTCGGCCTGTCGATGGGTGGCACTGCTGCCGTCAACCTGGCTGAACACCGTCCCGACATGTTCAACTTCGTTGGCTCCTTCTCCGGCTACCTGGACACCACCAGCCCCGGAATGCAGCTGGGTATTCAGGGCGCTCTGAAGGATGCCGGTGGGTATGATGCGACCGCAATGTGGGGCCCGTTGAACTCCCAAAAGTGGATCGACAACGACCCGAAGCTCGGTATCGAGGCACTCAAGGGCAAGACCGTCTATGTGTCCGCTGGTAACGGTGCTGACGATTTCGGCCAGAACAACTCGGTCGCAACCGGCCCGGCTAACCCCGCGGGTGTTGGTCTTGAGGTTCTGTCCCGCATGACCACCCAGACCTTCGTCAACAGGGCAAAAACTGCGGGTGTCCCCGTGATTTCCCACTTCCGTCCCTCCGGCGTGCATAACTGGCCTTACTGGCAGTTCGAGCTCACCCAGGCGTGGCCACACATTGCTGATGCCCTGGCCCTCGACAAGGACGACCGCGGTGCGGATTGTGCGCCCGTCGGTGCGATTGCTGAGGCAACCAAGGGTGGCGAGTTCGGCAAGTGCGTCAACAACGAGTACGACATTGCCGGCGGTAAGGCAGAGGACTTCCGCAACGGTCGCGCCTACTGGCACCCGGATACCGGTGCTCACGTGCTGGTTGGTTTGATCAGCGCCCGCTACTCGGAGATGGGTGCTGCTGATTCGTGGCTTGGTTTCCCGCTGACCGGTGAGCAGGGCACCCCGGATGGTGTCGGACGCTACGTGCACTTCCAGAACGGTTCCATTTACTGGACTCCGAAGTTGGGTGCGCAGCCTGTCCCGAAGGACATGTTCGACGCATGGGGCGCTACCGGTTGGGAAAACGGTCCGCTTGGCTACCCGGTCGCGGAGCCCAAGGAATTGGGTGGCAAGCTGGTTCAGCAGTTCCAGCACGGCTACGTTGTCCGCAATGGCGACAAGGCCTTCGTTGTTCACGGTGACATCGCTAAGCGCTACGGTTCGATGAACACCACCGCTTCGAAGCTTGGTGCGCCGACGTCTAACGAGATTCCGCTGAAGGGCGGTGTGGTGCAGCACTTCGATAATGGTTCCTTCTACTGGACCCCGGAGACCGGCGCGAAGTTCATCTTCAATGGCCCGATCCGTGACGCCTGGGGCGCTAGCGGTTGGGAGAACGGCCCCTTCGGTTGGCCGACCAAGGACCAGGAGGCCATCGCCGCTGGTGGCGAGACCATGTCCTTCCAGCATGGCACCATCAAGCAGGTTAATGGCCGCGTGATCGAGGAACACAACTAA
- a CDS encoding alpha/beta hydrolase, whose translation MTTRHTARTGLLGTLRGIKSSAKSISRKVAATVVAAATVCSIGMVGTGTAHAGNRDWLRPDNTGSCDWDPVGFWVQRCDVWSPAMGRNIPVQIQPAGRGGNAGLYLLDGMRATDYYNAWTHDANAPAAYVDHNITLVMPIGGAGSFYADWDAPANLSSMSSAPVIYKWETFLTSELPAYLQQHFGVDPHNNSIAGLSMGGTSAISLAGNHPDQFRQAMSWSGYLTTTMPGMQTLLRLALLDTGGFNVSAMYGILINPRRFHDDPFWATGGLRNTDVYISAATGLWGPQDAGIPTMQKINGSVLEALSLETTLVWEAKARAEGINVTNHYRPNGVHAWNQWNDELYLTRERVLNVMNAW comes from the coding sequence ATGACGACTCGACACACAGCCCGCACCGGCTTGCTCGGCACACTGCGCGGCATCAAGAGCTCCGCGAAGTCGATCTCGCGGAAGGTTGCAGCCACCGTTGTCGCGGCGGCAACCGTCTGCAGCATCGGAATGGTGGGCACGGGCACCGCCCACGCAGGCAACCGCGATTGGCTGCGCCCCGACAACACTGGCTCCTGCGATTGGGACCCGGTTGGTTTCTGGGTTCAGCGCTGTGACGTGTGGAGCCCCGCAATGGGCCGCAACATTCCCGTCCAGATTCAGCCGGCTGGCCGCGGCGGTAACGCTGGCCTCTACCTGCTCGACGGCATGCGTGCGACCGACTACTACAACGCGTGGACCCATGATGCTAACGCTCCTGCGGCCTACGTTGACCACAACATCACCTTGGTGATGCCTATCGGTGGCGCGGGTTCCTTCTACGCTGACTGGGATGCTCCGGCCAACCTGTCTTCCATGTCTTCGGCTCCGGTGATTTACAAGTGGGAGACCTTCCTCACCTCTGAGCTGCCGGCCTACCTGCAGCAGCACTTCGGTGTTGACCCGCACAACAACTCCATCGCTGGCCTGTCCATGGGCGGCACCTCTGCGATCTCCTTGGCTGGTAATCACCCGGATCAGTTCCGTCAGGCAATGTCCTGGTCTGGTTACCTGACCACCACGATGCCCGGCATGCAGACCCTGCTGCGTTTGGCTCTGCTGGACACCGGTGGATTCAACGTCAGCGCTATGTACGGCATCTTGATCAACCCCCGTCGCTTCCACGATGATCCTTTCTGGGCCACCGGTGGGTTGCGTAACACCGATGTCTACATTTCTGCGGCTACTGGCCTGTGGGGTCCGCAGGATGCCGGTATTCCGACCATGCAGAAGATCAACGGCTCTGTTTTGGAGGCGCTGTCCCTGGAAACCACGCTGGTGTGGGAAGCCAAGGCGCGCGCTGAGGGCATCAATGTCACCAACCACTACCGCCCGAATGGTGTCCACGCGTGGAACCAGTGGAATGACGAGCTCTACCTCACTCGCGAGCGCGTGCTCAACGTGATGAACGCCTGGTAA
- a CDS encoding decaprenyl-phosphate phosphoribosyltransferase has protein sequence MSTGLGSEPHTRGIEPTEGKPPKGLVDGMIKALRPKQWVKNVLVLAAPAAAGSEVLLNGRTLADVGIAFVAFCFAASSIYLINDARDVEADRAHPKKRFRPIAAGVLPVNVAYVMAVVLIIAALGVSLLATAGHALGIVVAVYIALQLGYCFSWKHQPVLDIALVSSGFMLRAMAGGVAGGIDLSQWFLLVAAFGSLFMASGKRYSEILLAQRSGAKIRKSLEGYTPTYLRFVWTLSATAVVMSYALWGFGLSKAAGGAAGVWYQVSMVPFTVAILRYAADVDRGDGGAPDELALSDRTLQVLALAWVFCVGMAVYVVPLV, from the coding sequence GTGAGCACTGGACTTGGATCTGAACCGCATACTCGCGGTATCGAGCCCACCGAGGGCAAACCTCCGAAGGGGCTTGTTGATGGGATGATCAAGGCGTTGCGCCCTAAGCAGTGGGTGAAGAACGTCCTGGTGCTTGCCGCGCCTGCGGCCGCGGGTTCTGAAGTGCTGCTGAATGGCCGCACCCTTGCCGATGTTGGCATTGCGTTTGTGGCTTTTTGCTTCGCGGCGTCATCAATTTATTTGATTAATGATGCTCGTGACGTTGAGGCTGACCGGGCGCATCCGAAGAAGCGTTTCCGCCCGATCGCTGCTGGTGTGTTGCCGGTGAATGTGGCGTATGTGATGGCGGTGGTGCTGATTATTGCGGCGCTTGGGGTGAGCCTGTTGGCGACTGCCGGGCATGCCTTGGGCATTGTTGTCGCCGTTTATATTGCGCTGCAGTTGGGTTATTGCTTCAGTTGGAAGCATCAGCCGGTGTTGGATATCGCGTTGGTGTCCAGTGGTTTTATGCTGCGTGCGATGGCCGGTGGTGTTGCTGGCGGGATTGATTTGTCGCAGTGGTTCTTGCTGGTGGCAGCGTTTGGTTCGTTGTTTATGGCGTCGGGTAAGCGTTATAGCGAAATTTTGTTGGCGCAGCGTTCTGGCGCGAAGATCCGGAAGTCTTTGGAGGGGTATACGCCGACGTATTTGCGTTTCGTGTGGACGTTGTCGGCGACGGCTGTGGTGATGAGCTACGCGTTGTGGGGTTTTGGTTTGTCGAAGGCTGCTGGGGGCGCGGCGGGTGTGTGGTATCAGGTGTCGATGGTGCCGTTTACTGTGGCGATTTTGCGTTACGCTGCCGATGTTGACCGTGGTGATGGCGGGGCGCCGGATGAGTTGGCGTTGAGTGACCGTACGTTGCAGGTTCTTGCTTTGGCGTGGGTGTTCTGCGTCGGTATGGCCGTGTATGTGGTCCCGTTGGTGTAG
- a CDS encoding phosphatase PAP2 family protein yields MPSSSQALLRDVADRWSAWKAGPEWEADALVAIQSATHDVAGVLPTARVMSHVGEHALGWLGLSAAGALFDKHRRRQWCGLGTAALVAHAASVVLKRVVRRPRPHDERIVVGVSTPSNHSFPSSHATSTTATMAALAVLTGSSVPYVGAGAMMLSRMILGVHYPTDVTCGALVGVAAAKAVMPYFEG; encoded by the coding sequence ATGCCTAGTTCTTCGCAGGCGCTGTTGCGTGATGTTGCCGACCGCTGGTCTGCGTGGAAGGCGGGCCCTGAGTGGGAGGCCGATGCGTTGGTGGCGATTCAGTCTGCGACTCATGACGTCGCGGGAGTTCTGCCGACTGCGCGTGTGATGTCGCACGTGGGGGAGCATGCCCTTGGTTGGTTGGGTTTGTCTGCTGCTGGCGCGTTGTTTGATAAGCATCGTCGTCGCCAGTGGTGTGGGCTGGGTACGGCTGCGTTGGTTGCGCATGCGGCGAGTGTGGTGTTGAAGCGGGTTGTGCGCAGGCCGCGGCCTCATGATGAGCGCATCGTGGTTGGCGTGTCGACACCGTCGAACCATAGTTTTCCCAGTTCGCACGCGACGTCAACAACTGCGACGATGGCTGCGTTGGCTGTGCTGACTGGTTCTTCTGTGCCTTATGTTGGTGCGGGCGCTATGATGCTTTCCCGCATGATTTTGGGTGTGCATTATCCGACGGATGTCACCTGTGGTGCCTTGGTAGGTGTGGCGGCGGCGAAGGCCGTCATGCCGTACTTTGAGGGTTAG
- a CDS encoding glycosyltransferase, with protein sequence MQRVLLPRLGEPHDVRTLYVLEAETNRERARWDNRTQVRIPAGSELSFQTYFNAFPASYWRRWSQLSRVLLRVDVAGTARVDVYRSKIDGSRIGVEGKVVSDGVAEFDLDLAPFEDGGWYWFDVTAESDTEIVSAGWFAAEAPGPQVMPDGSTVGPFEPRVTVGIPTFNRPADAVAALEALASDPVVDAVIDTVIMPDQGNKHPADEPGYAAATEHFGDRFFEFRQGNLGGSGGYSRIMYEALGGPDGTKPAGAKKSPYILYMDDDIAIEPDSVLRALQAARYAKTPTLIGGQMLNLQERSHLHSMGEVINRADFMWTSAPHVHYDHDFSEMPLSYKGSPGDKPDAKNSRDLHRRIDVDYNGWWMCMIPHVVAERIGLPLPLFIKWDDAEYGLRAGKAGFPTATWPGIAIWHMAWSDKDDAIDWQAYFHLRNRLIVAAMDHDGPVKGIIRSMQKATLKHLLCLEYSTVAIQNEAMKDFLAGPDQLFDILETSLPRIAAIRKTYPDAVVLPTAAQLPKPTGAPGVPTKDIGGRLAPVKKAVWLAKGLKHSLTKEDPAHHDVPQANFAPIEARWFSLSRVDGATVTMADGRGVVYRQRDLNKAKDLLKESRRLQKLVEERFDELRGQYRAAHSRLSSLDAWKDIFDA encoded by the coding sequence TTGCAGCGCGTGCTGTTGCCGCGTTTGGGTGAGCCGCATGATGTGCGCACCTTGTATGTGTTGGAGGCGGAGACTAACCGGGAGCGTGCCCGGTGGGATAATCGCACCCAGGTGCGTATTCCGGCTGGTTCTGAGTTGAGTTTCCAGACGTATTTCAATGCGTTTCCGGCGAGTTATTGGCGTCGCTGGTCGCAGTTGTCTCGTGTTCTTTTGCGTGTTGACGTCGCGGGGACTGCGCGTGTGGATGTCTACCGCTCGAAGATCGATGGCAGCCGTATTGGTGTTGAGGGCAAGGTTGTTTCCGATGGGGTGGCGGAGTTCGATTTGGATTTGGCACCGTTTGAGGATGGGGGTTGGTATTGGTTTGATGTGACGGCGGAGTCGGATACGGAGATTGTGTCGGCTGGCTGGTTTGCGGCTGAGGCGCCTGGTCCGCAGGTGATGCCGGATGGTAGTACGGTGGGGCCGTTTGAGCCGCGGGTGACTGTGGGTATTCCTACGTTCAACCGTCCTGCTGATGCTGTTGCTGCTTTGGAGGCGTTGGCTTCTGATCCGGTGGTGGATGCGGTGATCGATACGGTTATTATGCCTGATCAGGGTAATAAGCATCCTGCAGATGAGCCTGGGTATGCTGCCGCGACTGAGCATTTTGGGGATCGGTTCTTTGAGTTCCGCCAGGGCAACCTTGGTGGTTCGGGTGGTTATTCGCGCATCATGTACGAAGCTTTGGGCGGTCCTGATGGAACTAAGCCTGCTGGTGCAAAGAAGTCTCCTTACATTTTGTATATGGATGACGATATTGCGATTGAGCCGGATAGCGTGTTGCGTGCGTTGCAGGCTGCGCGTTATGCGAAGACGCCGACGTTGATTGGTGGCCAGATGCTGAATTTGCAGGAGCGCAGCCACCTGCATTCGATGGGTGAGGTCATTAATCGCGCTGATTTCATGTGGACGTCGGCGCCGCATGTGCACTATGACCATGATTTTTCCGAGATGCCTTTGAGTTATAAGGGCAGTCCGGGTGATAAGCCGGATGCGAAGAATTCTCGTGATTTGCACCGCCGAATCGATGTTGATTACAACGGCTGGTGGATGTGCATGATTCCACATGTGGTTGCGGAGCGTATTGGACTGCCGCTGCCGTTGTTCATTAAGTGGGACGACGCCGAGTACGGTTTGCGTGCTGGTAAGGCTGGTTTTCCGACGGCAACATGGCCGGGTATCGCGATTTGGCATATGGCGTGGTCGGATAAGGACGACGCGATCGATTGGCAGGCCTATTTCCATTTGCGTAACCGTTTGATTGTTGCGGCGATGGATCATGATGGCCCGGTCAAGGGCATTATTCGCTCGATGCAGAAGGCGACGCTGAAGCATTTGTTGTGCTTGGAGTACTCGACGGTCGCTATTCAGAATGAGGCGATGAAGGACTTCTTGGCGGGTCCGGATCAGTTGTTTGACATTTTGGAGACGTCGTTGCCGAGGATCGCTGCGATTCGTAAGACGTATCCGGATGCGGTGGTGTTGCCGACGGCTGCGCAGTTGCCGAAGCCGACGGGTGCACCGGGTGTTCCGACGAAGGATATTGGTGGCCGTTTGGCTCCGGTGAAGAAGGCTGTGTGGTTGGCGAAGGGTTTGAAGCATTCGCTGACTAAGGAAGATCCGGCGCATCATGATGTGCCTCAGGCGAATTTTGCTCCGATCGAGGCGCGTTGGTTTAGCTTGTCGCGGGTTGACGGCGCGACGGTGACGATGGCAGATGGTCGCGGCGTCGTGTATCGCCAGCGTGATTTGAATAAGGCGAAGGATTTGTTGAAGGAATCGCGGCGTTTGCAGAAGCTTGTTGAGGAGCGTTTTGATGAGCTTCGCGGGCAGTATCGCGCTGCTCATAGTCGTTTGAGCAGTCTTGATGCGTGGAAGGACATCTTTGATGCCTAG